A genomic segment from Desulfovibrio sp. encodes:
- the hmcF gene encoding sulfate respiration complex iron-sulfur protein HmcF encodes MSELLCTPTPVTTKEGILELLKDKGGAQYYSQMKEMKVDQKALARDLEQTCKSRTRTWLSVCAHCAMCADSCFFYRTNNNDPTQIPSYKIQSTLGEMLRRKGKVDAEFMIKCMDAAWGKCTCCNRCSVYCPHGIDTGVMFSYLRGILFKHGFIPWEMKIGSGMHRVYGAQMDVSEEDWVETCEWMVEEQQDEWPDLEIPVEKEHADVMYILNAREVKHYPEDIAQAAILFHATDTNWTVPREGWENTSLTMFAGDWEGCAQNVKRIYAAIDRIKPKVVVGTECGHAHRATVVEGPYWAGRESGDPPVRFMHYVEWVAEMLRTGKIKIDPAKKLKMPCTLQDSCNYVRSHGLGKATREIMSYIAEDFREMDPKGDHNFCCGGGGGLNGIGLYRKERNVGLKNKLDQIKATGAELVISPCHNCWDAIRDMMEVYEEHNIKWSFLKPLLVDMMIIPDHIRHNEV; translated from the coding sequence ATGTCCGAATTGTTGTGCACCCCAACCCCTGTAACCACCAAAGAAGGCATCCTTGAACTGCTCAAGGACAAGGGCGGGGCGCAATATTACAGCCAGATGAAGGAAATGAAGGTCGACCAGAAAGCCCTGGCGCGCGACCTTGAACAAACCTGCAAATCGCGCACACGCACATGGCTCAGCGTGTGTGCGCACTGTGCCATGTGCGCAGACAGCTGTTTTTTTTATCGCACCAACAACAACGATCCCACGCAGATTCCTTCGTACAAGATCCAGTCGACGCTGGGCGAAATGCTGCGCCGCAAGGGCAAGGTTGACGCCGAGTTCATGATCAAGTGCATGGACGCAGCCTGGGGCAAGTGCACCTGCTGCAACCGCTGCTCGGTATACTGCCCGCACGGCATCGATACGGGCGTCATGTTCAGCTATCTGCGCGGCATTCTCTTCAAGCACGGCTTTATCCCGTGGGAAATGAAAATCGGCTCTGGCATGCACCGCGTGTACGGGGCGCAGATGGACGTGAGCGAAGAAGACTGGGTGGAAACCTGCGAATGGATGGTCGAAGAGCAGCAGGACGAATGGCCCGACCTGGAAATACCTGTTGAAAAAGAACACGCGGACGTCATGTACATTCTTAACGCCCGCGAAGTGAAGCACTACCCCGAAGACATCGCGCAGGCGGCCATTCTTTTCCACGCTACAGACACCAACTGGACCGTACCCCGTGAAGGTTGGGAAAACACCTCGCTCACCATGTTTGCGGGCGACTGGGAAGGCTGCGCACAGAACGTAAAGCGCATCTATGCCGCCATTGACCGCATCAAGCCCAAGGTGGTTGTGGGCACGGAATGCGGCCACGCCCACCGCGCAACCGTGGTCGAAGGCCCCTACTGGGCCGGACGCGAAAGCGGCGATCCGCCAGTGCGGTTCATGCATTATGTGGAATGGGTTGCAGAAATGCTGCGCACAGGCAAGATCAAGATTGATCCTGCCAAAAAGCTCAAGATGCCCTGCACCCTCCAGGATTCATGCAACTATGTGCGCAGCCACGGGCTTGGCAAGGCCACACGCGAAATCATGAGCTATATCGCCGAAGATTTTCGCGAAATGGACCCCAAGGGCGACCACAACTTCTGCTGCGGTGGCGGCGGTGGCCTCAACGGCATCGGCCTGTACCGCAAGGAACGCAACGTGGGGCTCAAAAACAAGCTGGACCAGATAAAGGCAACTGGCGCGGAACTGGTCATAAGCCCCTGCCACAACTGCTGGGACGCCATCCGCGACATGATGGAAGTATACGAGGAACACAACATCAAGTGGTCGTTCCTCAAACCGCTGCTGGTGGATATGATGATTATCCCTGATCACATCCGCCACAACGAAGTATAA
- a CDS encoding response regulator produces the protein MQKHILLVDSDAESQSRLSQTLQQCNYRVSTASTCAESLAKVESDRPDCIVFDVELEGTSGTIMYSRLRRNAATRSLPAVVCTAVGPRPVSFGTGIPVLSKNCSSEALLSTVSAAMA, from the coding sequence ATGCAAAAGCATATTCTCTTGGTAGACAGCGATGCCGAAAGCCAAAGCAGACTGTCCCAAACTCTTCAGCAGTGTAATTACCGGGTAAGCACGGCCAGCACATGCGCTGAAAGCCTGGCCAAGGTGGAGAGCGACAGGCCCGACTGCATCGTGTTTGATGTGGAACTGGAGGGAACCTCTGGAACCATCATGTACAGTCGCCTGCGCCGCAATGCTGCCACCAGATCACTGCCTGCCGTGGTGTGCACCGCTGTTGGACCCCGCCCGGTAAGCTTTGGTACGGGCATTCCCGTGCTTTCAAAAAACTGCTCAAGCGAAGCGCTGCTCTCTACTGTCAGCGCTGCCATGGCCTAG
- the hmcE gene encoding sulfate respiration complex protein HmcE: MLDFITGPLFIISIAVFIVGLLARAVIYVRGLDARLERVAYSYHTERSIPGVLASIFKWLIPGGTSGWRAQPVATILFFLLHFGAVLIPLFLLGHTVLLETYVGISLPSLPGGVADVLAIMALSGLVLLALRRLTSPALRQLNSGQDWLILLLTFLPFATGLLARFDGEAYQTWMIAHVISGELFLILAPFTKLSHIALFFMSRAQIGMDYAIKRGGATRGGAFPW, from the coding sequence ATGCTGGATTTCATTACCGGACCACTGTTCATTATTTCCATTGCCGTATTTATTGTCGGCCTGCTTGCGCGTGCGGTCATCTACGTGCGCGGTCTTGATGCCCGCCTTGAACGGGTTGCCTACAGTTATCATACCGAGCGTTCCATTCCCGGCGTGCTCGCATCCATCTTCAAGTGGCTTATTCCCGGCGGCACCAGCGGCTGGCGGGCCCAGCCGGTTGCCACTATTCTTTTCTTTCTTTTGCATTTTGGCGCGGTGCTGATACCGCTCTTCCTTCTTGGTCACACCGTTCTGCTTGAAACCTATGTGGGCATAAGCTTGCCGTCTCTGCCCGGCGGCGTTGCCGATGTGCTTGCCATCATGGCCCTTTCAGGCCTTGTTCTGCTTGCTTTGCGGCGTCTTACCTCACCGGCGCTCAGGCAGCTCAACAGCGGCCAGGACTGGCTCATACTGCTTTTGACCTTTCTGCCTTTTGCCACGGGCCTTTTGGCACGTTTTGACGGCGAAGCTTACCAGACGTGGATGATCGCCCATGTGATCAGCGGCGAACTGTTTCTTATTCTGGCCCCCTTCACCAAGCTTTCGCACATTGCGCTCTTCTTTATGTCACGTGCCCAGATCGGTATGGACTATGCCATCAAAAGGGGCGGCGCGACGCGCGGTGGAGCCTTTCCCTGGTAA
- a CDS encoding Rrf2 family transcriptional regulator: MENHSAQEGLPMKLSAKTRYAARILLFLAQNGIEKPVSSSQLAAQTGISSQFSEQILRQLRLAGITGSIRGAKGGHVLLRKPEELTFGCIVKLMEGGIELTNCMEKPGECSRFDECDVRKAWQNLQSTLDGVFDSITLRDLMHDHRILM, translated from the coding sequence ATGGAAAATCATTCTGCTCAAGAGGGATTACCAATGAAGCTCTCGGCAAAAACACGCTATGCAGCCAGAATACTTCTCTTTCTGGCACAGAACGGTATTGAAAAACCGGTTTCGTCCAGCCAGCTGGCAGCTCAGACAGGCATCAGCTCACAATTCAGCGAACAGATATTACGCCAGCTGCGCCTGGCAGGTATAACGGGCAGCATACGTGGAGCCAAGGGTGGGCATGTACTCTTGCGCAAACCTGAAGAATTGACCTTTGGATGTATAGTCAAACTCATGGAAGGCGGAATTGAGCTTACAAACTGCATGGAAAAACCGGGAGAATGCTCTCGCTTTGATGAATGCGATGTAAGGAAGGCCTGGCAAAACCTGCAATCCACACTGGATGGCGTTTTTGACTCGATTACTTTGCGTGATCTTATGCATGACCATCGTATTCTTATGTAA
- a CDS encoding Rrf2 family transcriptional regulator has protein sequence MNMRISTMACHALHLLLCLSEQDDDIPASASELSVSTGISEKFVQKIMRLLQAEGIVKSVRGIAGGHMLARTPDDITLADIIFAVEGGISLPGVSQAAPVGKTAFDAWDKVARSMHNSLEAVTLGSVRQSSASAPRHATRRRVAQPSSPLLPETDFGGTNAKAYSLGRQRCRKPKQTVPNSSAV, from the coding sequence ATGAATATGCGTATTTCGACAATGGCTTGCCATGCTTTGCACCTGTTATTGTGCCTTTCTGAACAAGATGACGATATTCCCGCCTCTGCGTCCGAACTTTCGGTCAGCACGGGGATATCTGAAAAATTTGTTCAAAAAATTATGCGCCTGCTTCAGGCCGAAGGCATTGTCAAAAGCGTACGCGGCATTGCCGGTGGCCATATGCTGGCCCGCACCCCGGACGACATAACCCTGGCAGATATAATTTTTGCAGTTGAGGGCGGTATTTCGTTGCCTGGGGTGAGCCAGGCCGCTCCTGTGGGCAAAACAGCCTTTGATGCCTGGGATAAGGTTGCCCGCTCCATGCACAATTCGCTTGAGGCCGTGACCCTTGGTTCTGTTCGTCAAAGCAGCGCTTCGGCGCCGCGCCATGCCACTCGCCGCAGGGTGGCGCAACCTTCTTCCCCTCTCTTGCCGGAGACCGACTTCGGAGGCACCAATGCAAAAGCATATTCTCTTGGTAGACAGCGATGCCGAAAGCCAAAGCAGACTGTCCCAAACTCTTCAGCAGTGTAA
- a CDS encoding respiratory nitrate reductase subunit gamma, whose protein sequence is MSTLFYILGYLAVAGFFCMAYLKIKSYLASSPLHVRWELYPVPHEGSKTVYGGSFMEEKDWWTKPRHIEHMGDVKALLTEVLFLHATFEHNLKLWVRTYPFHVGMYMLMGGTIVVLFSAIAQILGMNPQGGLMIFVGNIISACVLAGTLCIIVGGISLVMRRRADEGLRRYSTPEHYFNLLIFVLFGVLGLVAWASAPSYFELARTFMYNLITFNFAPQTNVLFAMHLLVGFFLLIWIPMTHMGHVFMKYFTYHDIRWGDEPTNYSTKNQQKIMDALKFNVTWSAEHIAGDGQPKTWVDVATTNPAAPKKED, encoded by the coding sequence ATGAGCACACTTTTTTACATTCTTGGCTATTTGGCGGTAGCCGGCTTTTTCTGCATGGCCTACCTCAAAATCAAATCTTACCTTGCATCCAGCCCGCTGCATGTTCGGTGGGAACTGTACCCCGTGCCTCATGAAGGCTCAAAGACGGTGTACGGCGGCAGTTTCATGGAAGAAAAGGACTGGTGGACCAAGCCCCGCCACATCGAACACATGGGCGATGTGAAGGCTCTGTTGACCGAAGTGCTTTTCCTGCACGCCACCTTTGAGCACAACCTCAAGCTCTGGGTGCGCACCTACCCCTTCCATGTGGGTATGTACATGCTCATGGGCGGCACCATTGTTGTGCTGTTCTCTGCCATTGCGCAGATTCTGGGCATGAACCCCCAGGGCGGCCTGATGATTTTTGTGGGTAATATTATCAGCGCCTGTGTGCTCGCTGGCACGCTGTGCATCATCGTGGGCGGCATCAGCCTGGTTATGCGCCGCCGCGCCGATGAAGGCCTGCGCCGCTACAGCACCCCCGAACACTACTTCAACCTGCTTATCTTCGTGCTCTTCGGCGTGCTGGGTCTGGTTGCCTGGGCTTCCGCCCCTTCCTATTTCGAGCTGGCCCGCACCTTCATGTATAACCTGATCACGTTCAACTTTGCTCCCCAGACCAACGTGCTGTTTGCCATGCACCTGCTGGTGGGCTTTTTCCTGCTGATCTGGATCCCCATGACCCATATGGGCCACGTTTTCATGAAGTACTTCACCTACCATGACATCCGCTGGGGCGACGAGCCCACCAACTACAGCACCAAGAACCAGCAGAAGATCATGGACGCCCTGAAGTTCAACGTTACGTGGTCTGCCGAGCACATCGCGGGCGACGGCCAGCCCAAGACCTGGGTGGACGTGGCCACCACCAATCCCGCAGCCCCCAAGAAGGAAGACTAG